A part of Miscanthus floridulus cultivar M001 chromosome 6, ASM1932011v1, whole genome shotgun sequence genomic DNA contains:
- the LOC136461868 gene encoding ABC transporter G family member 7-like, whose product MEVRGLGQLLAALAAAFFVRAIAGPGPALLPPAEDTEDDETDAEAGEGGGGGVPPVTIRWASITCALKNKRGEVARFLLSNVSGEAKPGRLLALMGPSGSGKTTLLNVLAGQLTASSSLHLSGFLYVNGRPISKGGYKIAFVRQEDLFFSQLTVRETLSLAAELQLPDLWAPERKESYVNDLLFRLGLVNCADSIVGDAKVRGISGGEKKRLSLACELIASPSVIFADEPTTGLDAFQAEKVMETLRQLAEDGHTVICSIHQPRGSVYGKFDDIVLLSDGEIVYMGPAKEEPLTYFASLGYQCPDHMNPAEFLADLISIDYGSTESVQSSQKRIENLIEVFSNKALVTEGNNLITTPDDPELSAKLVRKATMKQRHGWWRQFRLLFKRAWMQAFRDGPTNKVRARMSVASAVIFGSVFWRMGKSQTSIQDRMGLLQVAAINTAMAALTKTVGVFPKERTIVDRERAKGSYALGPYLSSKLLAEIPIGAAFPLIFGSILYPMAKLHPTFSRFTKFCGIVTVESFAASAMGLTVGAMAPTTEAAMALGPSLMTVFIVFGGYYVNPDNTPVIFRWIPRISLIRWAFQGLCINEFKGLQFEQQHSYDIQTGEQALERFSLGGIRIADTLVAQGRILMFWYWSTYLLLKKNRPKYQPLLPPLEEDQNKQQVE is encoded by the exons ATGGAGGTCAGGGGGCTGGGGCAGCTCCTGGCGGCGCTGGCCGCGGCGTTCTTCGTCCGCGCCATCGCGGGACCCGGCCCCGCGCTCCTTCCGCCGGCGGAAGACACGGAGGACGACGAGACCGATGCGGAGGCCGGCGAgggaggcggcggtggcgtgcCGCCCGTGACCATCCGGTGGGCCAGCATCACCTGCGCGCTGAAGAACAAGCGCGGGGAAGTG GCAAGGTTTCTGCTGTCAAATGTGTCAGGGGAGGCCAAACCGGGGAGGCTGTTAGCACTCATGGGACCATCGGGGTCTGGTAAAACAACTCTGCTCAATGTGCTAGCAGGGCAGCTCACGGCATCGTCTTCCTTGCACCTTTCCGGGTTTCTGTATGTCAACGGTCGGCCTATCTCGAAGGGTGGATATAA GATTGCTTTTGTCAGGCAGGAAGACCTGTTCTTCTCGCAGCTTACAGTGCGGGAGACGCTCTCACTTGCTGCTGAGCTCCAGCTTCCTGACCTGTGGGCTCCTGAGAGAAAGGAGAGCTATGTCAATGATCTCTTGTTTCGTCTGGGGTTG GTCAACTGTGCTGATTCTATTGTTGGTGATGCCAAAGTTCGTGGAATAAGTGGGGGTGAGAAGAAGCGCCTCTCACTTGCATGTGAACTGATTGCTAGCCCTTCAGTCATCTTTGCGGACGAACCAACAACAG GCCTTGATGCCTTCCAAGCTGAGAAGGTCATGGAGACTCTTCGTCAGCTTGCTGAGGATGGGCACACTGTTATCTGTTCAATACACCAGCCAAGAGGTTCAGTCTATGGCAAATTTGATGACATCGTACTACTGTCCGATGGAGAAATTGTATACATGGGGCCTGCAAAAGAAGAACCTCTAACATACTTCGCATCATTAGG GTATCAGTGTCCAGATCATATGAACCCTGCTGAGTTCTTGGCTGATCTCATTTCTATTGATTATGGCTCAACTGAAAGTGTACAGTCATCACAGAAAAGGATTGAGAACCTCATTGAGGTGTTTTCTAACAAAGCTCTGGTCACTGAAGGTAACAATTTAATTACAACTCCAGACGATCCTGAAttgtctgccaaacttgttcggAAGGCTACAATGAAGCAAAGGCATGGTTGGTGGAGGCAATTTCGTTTGCTATTTAAGCGAGCATGGATGCAG GCTTTTCGTGATGGACCAACAAACAAAGTGAGAGCTCGAATGTCTGTTGCTTCAGCAGTTATATTTGGATCTGTGTTCTGGCGAATGGGAAAATCTCAAACATCCATACAAGACAGGATGGGACTACTTCAG GTGGCTGCCATAAACACAGCAATGGCTGCACTGACAAAGACTGTGGGAGTTTTCCCAAAAGAACGAACTATAGTTGACAGAGAACGAGCAAAAGGTTCCTATGCACTGGGACCATATCTTTCATCTAAGTTGTTGGCCGAGATTCCCATTGGAGCAGCATTTCCATTGATATTTGGATCAATTCTCTATCCAATGGCTAAACTTCACCCAACATTTTCTAG ATTTACCAAATTCTGTGGTATTGTGACTGTTGAGTCATTTGCTGCATCAGCGATGGGTCTCACTGTTGGAGCAATGGCTCCTACAACTGAAGCTGCAATGGCTCTTGGGCCATCCCTTATGACAGTGTTTATTGTATTTGGAGGATACTATGTTAACCCTGACAATACTCCAGTCATATTTCGTTGGATCCCAAGAATATCTCTCATTAGATG GGCCTTTCAAGGGCTTTGCATTAACGAGTTCAAGGGTCTGCAATTTGAGCAACAACATTCATATGACATTCAAACGGGTGAACAG GCCTTGGAAAGGTTTTCATTGGGAGGAATTCGAATTGCAGACACTCTAGTCGCACAGGGTAGGATTCTGATGTTCTGGTACTGGTCAACCTACCTTCTTCTGAAGAAAAACAGACCAAAGTATCAGCCGCTCCTGCCCCCATTGGAAGAAGATCAAAATAAGCAGCAGGTGGAATAA